The segment CAAGCACCCTCAACCCCGGCCCCCTGCCACCGGCCGAGGACCGACCACCACCACAACAACACCACCCGCACCGCAGCCAGCACAGCCCTCACCAGCAAGCACCCTCAACCCCGGCCCCCTGCCACCGGCCGAGGACCGACCGCCGCTACGGCAGCAGCGCCTGCGCGGCGGCCGTTGCCGCGGCGAGCACGGCCTTCACCGGCCGGCGCAGGTGGCCGGCGGCGGCGACGACGTCGTCGTACTCCGGCTGGACGTTGACCACCGCGCCGTCGACCGTCGCGACCTTTACCCGTACCGGCTCGCCCTGCACGTCGACCGTACGCACCTCCCGGTCGAGCGCCTGCTTGCCGACGACGGTCTCGCGGATGCCGATGGTGGACGTCTCCGCGTACATCGCGGCGCGCACAGCCGCCGCGTCGGCGGCGGCCACCAGCACCGACAGGGTGTGCGCAGGCCGGCCCTTCTTCATCACGATCGGCGTCAGCCAGGCGTCGGACGCGCCCGCCTGCAGCAGCCGGGCGAGCACGTCCGGCCACAGCCGGGGGTCGAGGTCGTCGACGTTCGCGGCGAGCAGCAGGTCGGTGGACGCCGCGCCGTCGCCGTGCGCGGCCGGCTCACCGAGCACGAGGCGCAGCACGTTGGGCACCTCGGCGAGGTCGCGGCCGCCGGCGCCGAGGCCGACCCGGCGCACCCGCATGGTCGGCAACGGCCCCCAGCTCGTCGCCGCCGCGGCCAGCAGCGCCGCGCCGGTGGGCGTGGTGCGTTCGGCGGCCACCGCACCTCCGTACACCGGTGCCTGCGCCTCGCCCAGCACGGCGAGCGCGGCCGGCGCGGGCAGCGGGATGCCGCCGTGGCTGCCCTTCGTGGTGCCGGACCCCAGCGGCACCGCCGACACCCACACCTGGTCGAGGCCGAGCGCGTGCAGCCCGGCGCTGGCACCGACCACATCGGCGATCGAGTCGAGCGCGCCGACCTCGTGGAAGTGCACCTCGTCGACGGGGATGCCGTGCGCCGCCGCCTCCGCGCGGGCGAGCCGGGCGAACGCGTCCAGCGCCCGGTCCCGTACGGGCGGCGCAAGTACGGCCGTCTCGAGCAGCGCGCGGACGTCCGCCCACGTGCGGGTGACATGCGACTCGCTGACGCCGACGTGCACCTTGGTGGCGGTGAGGCCGTGCCTGTGCACCTGCTCGCTAGTGAGGGTGACGGGTTCGACGCCGATCGCGTCCACGGCCTCCTGCACGGCGTCGAGCGGCACCCCGGCGTCGACGAGCGCGCCGAGCATCATGTCGCCGCTGGCACCGCCCACGCAGTCGAACCAACCGATCAACGCGCCACCCCTCCGGTCACGACCCGGCGCGACGGGCCACCCGGGAGGCGAACACGCCGGCGCCGAAGCCGTTGTCGATGTTGCACACCACTACGCCGGGCGCGCACGAGTTGAGCATGGCGAGCAGCGCCGCCAGGCCGCCGAACGACGCCCCGTAACCCACCGAGGTGGGGACGGCCACCAGCGGCACGCCGACCAACCCGCCGACCACGCTCGGCAGCGCGCCCTCCATGCCCGCCACCACGATCAGGCAGTCGGCCCGGTCCAGCCGGTGCCGCTCCGCGAGCAGCCGGTGGATACCCGCGACGCCTACGTCGTCGATCCGGTCGACGGACGTGCCGAAGGCGCCCGCGACGAACGCCGCCTCGCGCGCCACCGGCAGGTCGCTCGTACCCGCGCAGACCACCGCGGTGTGCCCGCGCGGCTCCGGCGGCGTGCCGATCCGCGCGCAACGGCCGACGTCGTCCACCTCGGCAGCCGGGAAGGCGGCCCGCACCGCGGCCGCGCCTTCGCCGGTCAGCCTGGTGACGACCGCAGGCCGGTCACCAGGCTGCGACGCGAGCGCCCGCAGCAGGCCGACGATCTGCTCCGGCGTCTTGCCCGCGCCGTACACCACCTCGGGATCCCCGGTACGCAGCGCGCGGTGGGTGTCCAGCCGCGCGTAGCCGAGGTCGGTGAAGCCGTCGCCATGCGCCAGCGGCCCGTCGGCCAGCCGCGCCACGCCCTCGTCGACCGGCACCTCGCCCGCGGCAACCGCCGCGAGCAGTGCCCGCACCTCGTCTCGGTCCACGCTGAGCAATCTATGCCAACCGGTGTGCCGGCTGGCGGGGGCGCTAGGCTGCCAGTGTCATGCCTGGAGTCCCACCTGCCCGGTACGCGTACCTCGGGCCAGCAGGAACATTCACCGAAGAGGCGCTGCGGCACGTACCCGCGGCGTCCGGCAGCACGCCCGAGCTCGAGCCGTGCACCACGGTGCCGGCCGCGCTCGACGCCGTACGCCGCGGCGACGCGACCGCCGCCGTGGTGCCGATCGAGAACTCCGTCGAGGGCGCGGTGTCCGCGACCCTGGACGAGCTGGCCACCGGCGAGCCGTTGGTCATCACCCGCGAGGTGCTGCTGCCGATCAGGTTCGTGCTCGCCGCCCGCCACGACACGTCGCTGGACAAGGTCGGCGTGCTCGCGACGCACCCGCACGCCGCCGCCCAGTGCCGCGGCTGGCTCGCCGAGCACCTGCCGGACGTCCAGGTGATCCCCTCGTCGTCGACCGCCGCCGCGGCGGCCGACGTGGCCGGCGGCGAGGGCTACGACGCCGCGGTGGCCTCACCGCTTGCCGTCGAGCACTACGGGCTGGACGTGCTCGCCGACAACATCGGCGACCGTACGGACGCGGTCACCAGGTTCGTGTTGGTCAGCCGGCCGTCCGCCGCCGCCCTCACGGCCACCGGCGCCGACCGTACGTCGCTCGCCGCGTTCATCAGGGACGACCACCCCGGTGCGCTGCTCGAGATCCTCACCGAGTTCTCCGTGCGCGGGGTGAACCTCACCCGCATCGACTCGCGGCCGACCGGCAACGGGCACGGCAGGTACTGCTTCTCCATCGACTGCGAGGGCCACGTGCTCGACCACCGGGTGGGCGAGGCACTTTCTGCGCTGCGCCGGATCTGCGCGGACGTGCGCTACCTGGGCAGCTACCCGCGCGCCGACAACACGCCGCCGACCGTCCGCGGCGGCACCACGGACGCGGACTACCGCGACGCCGCCGCCTGGCTGACCCAGATCCGCACCGGCAGGCTCTGACCGCGGCGACGGGTAAACCGGTGCGGTGATCATCGCCGGGCGCGAGTACGCTCGATCCGTGATCGACCCGAGACTGCTACGCGAAGAACCCGACCTCGTGCGCGCCTCGCAGCGCGCCCGCGGCGAGGACGAGACGCTCGTCGACTCGTACCTGGCCGCCGACGAACGCCGCCGCGCCTCCATCGCGCGCTTCGAGTCGCTGCGCGCAGAGCAGAAGTCGTCCGGCAAGGCGGTCTCGAAGGCGTCCGGGGACGAGCGCGACGCGTTGCTCGCGAAGGCCAAGGACCTCGCCGCACAGGTGAAGCAGGCGGAGGCGGACCAGAACGCCGCCGAGGCGGAAGCGGCCGCGCTCATGCGCAAGCTGTCCAACGTGATCGAGGACGGCGCACCCGTCGGCGGCGAGGACGACTACGTCGTGATCGAGGAAATCGGTGACCGCACCGAGTTCGACTTCGAGCCGCGCGACCATCTGGAGCTCGGCGAGCTGCTCGGCGCGATCGACACCGAGCGCGGCGCGAAGGTGTCTGGCGCCCGGTTCTACTACCTCAAGGGCGTCGGCGCGGAACTCCAGCAGGCACTGCTGTTCCTCGCACTTCGTACGGCCGTGGAGAACGGCTTCACGCCGATGATCCCGCCGGTGCTCGTCAAGCCAGAGGTGATGGAGGGCACCGGAT is part of the Streptosporangiales bacterium genome and harbors:
- the larC gene encoding nickel pincer cofactor biosynthesis protein LarC yields the protein MMLGALVDAGVPLDAVQEAVDAIGVEPVTLTSEQVHRHGLTATKVHVGVSESHVTRTWADVRALLETAVLAPPVRDRALDAFARLARAEAAAHGIPVDEVHFHEVGALDSIADVVGASAGLHALGLDQVWVSAVPLGSGTTKGSHGGIPLPAPAALAVLGEAQAPVYGGAVAAERTTPTGAALLAAAATSWGPLPTMRVRRVGLGAGGRDLAEVPNVLRLVLGEPAAHGDGAASTDLLLAANVDDLDPRLWPDVLARLLQAGASDAWLTPIVMKKGRPAHTLSVLVAAADAAAVRAAMYAETSTIGIRETVVGKQALDREVRTVDVQGEPVRVKVATVDGAVVNVQPEYDDVVAAAGHLRRPVKAVLAAATAAAQALLP
- the larB gene encoding nickel pincer cofactor biosynthesis protein LarB encodes the protein MDRDEVRALLAAVAAGEVPVDEGVARLADGPLAHGDGFTDLGYARLDTHRALRTGDPEVVYGAGKTPEQIVGLLRALASQPGDRPAVVTRLTGEGAAAVRAAFPAAEVDDVGRCARIGTPPEPRGHTAVVCAGTSDLPVAREAAFVAGAFGTSVDRIDDVGVAGIHRLLAERHRLDRADCLIVVAGMEGALPSVVGGLVGVPLVAVPTSVGYGASFGGLAALLAMLNSCAPGVVVCNIDNGFGAGVFASRVARRAGS
- the pheA gene encoding prephenate dehydratase — translated: MPGVPPARYAYLGPAGTFTEEALRHVPAASGSTPELEPCTTVPAALDAVRRGDATAAVVPIENSVEGAVSATLDELATGEPLVITREVLLPIRFVLAARHDTSLDKVGVLATHPHAAAQCRGWLAEHLPDVQVIPSSSTAAAAADVAGGEGYDAAVASPLAVEHYGLDVLADNIGDRTDAVTRFVLVSRPSAAALTATGADRTSLAAFIRDDHPGALLEILTEFSVRGVNLTRIDSRPTGNGHGRYCFSIDCEGHVLDHRVGEALSALRRICADVRYLGSYPRADNTPPTVRGGTTDADYRDAAAWLTQIRTGRL